The Flavobacteriales bacterium genomic interval TTCGATATGTCTCTTTGTATCAGCAAGGTTCATTTCTGGGTTTCCCCTCTCGAGAGGGGGTGAGCGGGTCAGTGGAGGTAGCAGGGGTGTGTTGAGAGTGGTGACTAGAAAGGGATATATTGTAAGGACACACCCCTCCCAACGCACCATCTATCGCGCCCCCTCTCAAGAGGGGATGGGCTGGCGCTTCTTTCGACTTAAGCTCATGTTCTATGTCACCTACACTTTTCATATTTCAACTAGGCTTTTTCATTCTGGTGTTCCCCTCTTGAGAGGGGGTGAGCGGGATAGTGGAGGTAGCAGGGGTGTGTTCTGTGTTTTCAATATGAGCTTCAATACTCCTCATCACATTCTTCATCTCATTGAATACTTGATCATCAGAGAACCTCAATAGGCGGATTCCCAATTTGTTCAAGGCTCTCTCTTTTTGGTAATCCTTTTTCTGGATTTCTTCTAGCGAGTGACTTCTTCCGTCCAGTTCAATAGCGAGCATGAGTTCTTGGCAGAAGAGATCCACGATGTATTCATCAATAGGCTTCTGTCTATGGAAGTCATAGCCGTGGAATTGTTTCCCTTTGAGATATTTCCACAAGCGGATTTCTGATGGAGTGGAGTTGTTCCTCAGGTTTCTAGCAAGCTCTTTAAGCTTAGGGTTGTATGGT includes:
- a CDS encoding endonuclease domain-containing protein, producing the protein MKKRKIIPYNPKLKELARNLRNNSTPSEIRLWKYLKGKQFHGYDFHRQKPIDEYIVDLFCQELMLAIELDGRSHSLEEIQKKDYQKERALNKLGIRLLRFSDDQVFNEMKNVMRSIEAHIENTEHTPATSTIPLTPSQEGNTRMKKPS